A genome region from Pirellulales bacterium includes the following:
- a CDS encoding pyridoxamine 5'-phosphate oxidase family protein: MPEFSVTSRNQVKRLAKRASYDRDVIHRIIDEALICHVGFVEEEQPFVIPTIHARSDETLLLHGAKASRLLKHVAAGNPICVAMTILDGIVFARSAFHHSLNYRSAVVFGRGHELVTPEDKLRALEIITNHVAPGRWAEARRPNAQELEATTVVSVAIESASAKTRTGGPIDDEDDYDFPVWAGVLPLKQMAESALADSRLMGGIELPEYVANYRRG, encoded by the coding sequence ATGCCCGAGTTTTCCGTAACCAGTCGAAATCAAGTCAAGCGCCTGGCAAAGCGTGCCAGCTACGACCGCGACGTCATCCACCGAATCATCGACGAGGCTCTGATCTGCCATGTCGGGTTCGTCGAGGAGGAACAGCCGTTTGTCATCCCCACCATTCACGCTCGGTCGGACGAGACGCTGCTGCTCCACGGAGCCAAAGCCAGCCGCCTGCTCAAGCACGTTGCCGCGGGCAATCCGATCTGTGTGGCGATGACCATCCTGGATGGAATCGTCTTCGCCCGCTCGGCGTTTCATCATTCCCTCAACTACCGCTCGGCCGTCGTATTCGGCCGCGGTCATGAGTTGGTAACTCCGGAAGACAAGCTGCGCGCGCTGGAGATCATCACCAACCACGTGGCGCCCGGCCGCTGGGCCGAAGCGCGGCGGCCGAACGCGCAGGAACTCGAAGCGACGACAGTCGTCAGCGTGGCCATCGAAAGTGCATCGGCCAAGACCCGCACCGGCGGCCCAATCGACGACGAAGATGACTATGACTTCCCAGTCTGGGCCGGCGTCTTGCCGCTGAAACAAATGGCCGAGTCGGCGCTCGCGGATTCTCGTTTGATGGGCGGAATTGAGCTGCCCGAGTATGTGGCGAATTATCGCCGCGGATAG
- a CDS encoding ABC transporter ATP-binding protein: MLRLQNVKKSFREPEGDILPILDIELFEVAAGEQAVLVGRSGCGKSTLLHIISGITRADQGKIEIDGLDIGRLPETARDRFRADKLGYIFQTFNLLPGFSALENVLLGMAFATGKPDVARGRHLLERVGLGHRIKHKPSMLSVGEQQRVAVARALANRPKLLLADEPTANVDTRHQQQIIDLIRETCHEENVALVLVTHTPEVARQFPRVDNLEDFNRALTNGVASGDATRSPSARG, encoded by the coding sequence ATGCTGCGCCTTCAAAACGTCAAGAAATCGTTCCGCGAACCGGAAGGCGACATATTGCCGATTCTCGATATCGAGCTGTTTGAGGTCGCGGCGGGGGAGCAGGCGGTTTTAGTCGGCCGAAGCGGATGCGGAAAGTCGACGCTGCTGCACATCATCTCGGGCATCACGCGGGCCGATCAAGGCAAGATCGAGATCGACGGGCTCGATATTGGTCGGCTGCCGGAAACGGCGCGCGATCGGTTTCGAGCCGATAAGCTGGGATACATCTTCCAGACGTTCAATCTACTGCCGGGTTTTTCGGCGCTGGAAAACGTGCTGCTGGGGATGGCCTTCGCCACCGGCAAACCGGATGTCGCTCGCGGCCGGCATTTGCTCGAGCGAGTCGGGCTGGGGCACCGGATAAAGCACAAGCCGTCGATGCTCTCGGTGGGCGAGCAGCAGCGAGTGGCCGTGGCTCGGGCCTTGGCGAACCGGCCGAAGCTGCTCTTGGCCGACGAGCCGACGGCGAACGTCGATACTCGCCATCAACAGCAGATCATCGATCTGATCCGCGAGACATGCCATGAAGAAAACGTCGCGCTCGTGCTGGTGACGCACACGCCAGAGGTTGCCCGGCAGTTTCCGCGCGTGGACAATTTGGAGGATTTCAACCGTGCGCTTACGAACGGCGTCGCGTCGGGCGACGCCACGCGCTCGCCTTCAGCTCGCGGCTAA
- a CDS encoding type II toxin-antitoxin system VapC family toxin, whose translation MRILVDTNILARLVQPNHTQYPIVVNALATLDRADHELVVVPLVLYEFWVVCTRPLENNGLDLSCHQAMSELLQAQRFFPLLLDERGIYLRWQQLVAATETRGKPAHDARLVAAMLRHGLTHILTFNVADFKRFADATILDPALVGVP comes from the coding sequence ATGCGAATTCTGGTGGACACGAATATCTTGGCGCGCTTGGTGCAGCCAAACCATACGCAATATCCAATTGTGGTCAACGCACTGGCCACACTCGACCGCGCCGACCACGAGTTGGTCGTGGTGCCACTGGTCTTGTACGAATTCTGGGTAGTCTGCACGCGCCCACTTGAGAACAATGGCTTGGACCTCTCTTGCCACCAAGCGATGTCTGAGTTGCTTCAAGCGCAGCGTTTCTTCCCGCTTCTGCTCGACGAACGCGGGATTTATCTGCGCTGGCAGCAACTTGTCGCGGCGACCGAAACACGAGGCAAGCCCGCCCACGACGCCCGACTCGTCGCTGCAATGCTGCGTCACGGACTCACGCACATTCTCACTTTCAACGTCGCTGATTTCAAACGTTTTGCCGACGCTACGATTCTCGACCCGGCGCTCGTTGGGGTGCCATAG